TCAATTCATTAGCGACCGGCAGGCGCACTTTCCGGAAGGTTTTTTGTTCACGGCATAGCCATTACTAATAGTTTGGAGATCGAAAAGTTGCGGAATAAGAAAAGGTAATCCGTGAAGCGAGAATCGGCTTCACGGCCAAGGCCAAGGGCGGCTGAGTTAGCGACGAGTGAGGAGTGGAAAACAAAGCCACGAGGAATTGACTGACTTTTTGGATGTTTTGTCGCAACGGGAATTGTGCAGCGGAGGCTTGATTTTAGTTGTTGGCGGCGACAACCTTCGCAGCGAGAGAGCGAGAGAGCGAGAGAGTTTGTTATGATTCGGCACGTCAAAAAATACTTTGTCATTCGAAGTTATGTGAGGCGGCTGAGCCATGAGTTGGCAGGTCGCTTTGGTCTTCGGTCATTTTATAAAGTCGAGCACGTCACGCAAGCGGTGCAGCGCGGAGGATTTTCGGCGTCATTTATCGCTTATGCTCATGCGGCCTTTTGCGATCGTGAAGATTTTAAGGCTTATTATCAGCCGTTGGGGGCGGCTTATAGTTACCAGGATTTACGTGGCCTGATCGCCGACCGTTATTTGTCTGGACGGCGGGATTTTGATGCCAGGACAATCATTCACAAATTTAGGCGTGGTGATTATAGCAGTGGTAATTTTTATGAGAGCGGTATTGGCACAGATGGAAGCGACAGCGGTGGTAATTAGCGTGTCGTGGTCACCGCACTCAGAAATGAGTGCTGCGATGTTACTGGCGGAGCAATATTGGTCAGGATGGCAACAAATTCCGACTCAATCGTCAGACTTTGGTTCTGTCAGCAGAATGCTGCAATTTGAACGCCGCAAAACCATCCCTGTTTTTTTAATCAGCGAACCTCAACCCAGTTCGTTGATATGATTGCGTAGTTCACGTTGAGGAATCTTCAAAAATTCCTCCTTGATGATGGGAGCCATCTCGTCCGGGGTCAGGCGGAGTTTTAGATTCTCGTAGGCATCCTCTGGATTCTGGCCGTAAGCCAGTTTCTTTTTGCCCGTTTTCATGGCAAAGAGGA
This genomic stretch from Pedosphaera parvula Ellin514 harbors:
- a CDS encoding DUF6559 family protein — encoded protein: MIRHVKKYFVIRSYVRRLSHELAGRFGLRSFYKVEHVTQAVQRGGFSASFIAYAHAAFCDREDFKAYYQPLGAAYSYQDLRGLIADRYLSGRRDFDARTIIHKFRRGDYSSGNFYESGIGTDGSDSGGN